A single Brassica rapa cultivar Chiifu-401-42 chromosome A04, CAAS_Brap_v3.01, whole genome shotgun sequence DNA region contains:
- the LOC103849193 gene encoding glucan endo-1,3-beta-glucosidase 1, protein MSTFLMRILLALLVLALAIPQQSAAESEQWCIADEQTPDDELQAALDWACSKGGADCSKMQQQNQPCFLPNTIRDHASVAFNSYYQTYKHKGGSCYFKGAAMITELDPSHGSCHYEYKP, encoded by the exons ATGTCAACTTTCTTGATGAGGATACTTCTTGCTTTGCTTGTCTTAGCATTGGCAATTCCCCAACAGTCAG CGGCAGAGTCGGAACAATGGTGCATAGCCGATGAACAAACGCCAGACGATGAGTTGCAGGCAGCCTTAGACTGGGCTTGCTCGAAAGGCGGAGCAGACTGCAGCAAAATGCAGCAGCAAAACCAACCTTGCTTCTTGCCCAACACAATCAGGGATCATGCCTCTGTTGCCTTTAACAGTTATTACCAAACTTATAAGCACAAAGGGGGCTCTTGTTACTTCAAAGGCGCTGCCATGATCACTGAGCTTGACCCAA GTCATGGTTCTTGCCACTATGAGTATAAACCGTGA